TCCCCAGAGATGTCgccactactgctgctgctgctgtgcctgcTGCTGGGGAATTTGGAGCCTGAGGAGGCCAAACTGATCCGGTATGGGGACCCCCACTCTCACTCCTGACAGATTCCCAACGGCTTGTCCTTTAAGACTGAGGCTGGCCTTGGTGCCCCAAGAATCCAATTTTTTCAGGGTTCCCAGATTTTACTTgttcgtctctctctctctctctctctctctctctctctctgtgtgtgtgtgtgtgtgtgtgtgtaagagatacagagacagaaagagacagagacagagacagatacagatagatatacacacacacacacacacacacacacacacacacagagagagagagagagagagagagagagagagagagagaaagagagagagagttttgtgAATGTGAATCTAACTGCACGCTTccttactctctgagccatcttaaaGGCCTGGGTCCCCAACTCTCAAACTGGGTTTCCACCCTGAGAAATTCAGCATAATACCTCCTGTTAGGAGAAGTAATGGGAAGGaagcaagggagagggaggagagaaagggtgTTTGTCCTGGAGTAGAATAAAGGATTGCCTCTGAATAGTGAAGACACAGATgtggcccataggcaaatggAGGTTTATAAAGATGCAAGAGAAAACCCCATGTTTCCCCAaagggggcttttttttttttttttgctgctggacttcaatactttgatagctgaacCTTGGTAATCAGCCtcgggaggaggaagtggccacaTAATGGTTTTTAGCAAAGCAGAAGGCATGGGAGAGAAAACCTAAGCCCGCCAGAGCCACGCTCGCTGCACTCAAGCTGGCCAGGGTCCCTTCATGTCCTAAGACCCCACACTTTTTGGTTGTTTAGTTTTTGGCTTTGTCCAGACttggtcttgtgtagcccaggctagcctcaaactccctacATATCAAAGAATCACCTTAAACTCCAGGTTCTACTGCTtccacctcctaaatgctggaatCCCTGGGAAGAGAGCCTTGAAATTTGTGCTATGTaagtgctctacccactgagccatatccctagCCATGGCTACAGccccacaatttttaaaaaaacatactgtctccttatgtagccctggccttgaactcactatgtaaaccaggctggccttgaacacataaAGATActcctgcccctgtctcccaagtgctgagattttaaGGTGTTCACCACCAAATTAAGTCCAACTTTTGCTTTTGGCTAAGGTGTGTGgagtcccagcattcagggaggctgaggcagaaaggctGAGTTCAAGGGTATGGGGACACTGTCTGCAGAAACCAAAGCTGGGCATGTGTCCCAGCGAGAGAGCATTTGTCTAGTAGACACCAGGGCCTCCATTCAATCCCCAGTATGACCAAGTTCTGAAGCCCAGGATTAAAGACCCCTCCTTATCCAAGCAGGATACATTCTGTGATTCTATGAGAAGGTTCCTGGGACGGGAGGCCTAGTGATCTGGCTTTGAGGCTCAAGCCTCCtgactttccctctctttcttggaGGCCCATCTCTGTGGTCTGGAAACTTCAATATCCCCAGATTCTCAGCCTCTGAACATGCCTGTTCCAGGGAGGCCTCCCTGTGAGTTACCCCAACGCCTTGTCTCTGATTCTTCTTGAAAtgtctcccttcttttcctttagcATCTCCCAACTCTTGATGGGGCGCCTGCCCTTCCAGAAAGCATTTTCTGCTGCCACCACACTCAAggcatgcggggggggggggcgggcggggggggggcgcttTTCAGGCTGAGTCTCAGGCCTGGGCTGGGGTGTTAGGGCTGAGCAGTGGCCAGagggtgctgttttgttttttgtttgtttgtttgtttgttttaaatctactTATTTATTGTGTTGTGGGGTTCGTGTGCTAACACAGCACATGAGTTCTCCCCTTCTGCATTATGAATGCTAggactaaactcaggtcatcagacttgccCTTTGGGCCATCTTACTAGTACTGCTGATTTTcctgatttcctttcctttcttttcttttcttctcttttctttttcttccctcccctcccctcccctcccctcccctcccctcccctcccctcccctcccctcccctcccttcccttcccttcccttcccttcccttcccccccctctcttttaACTCATGGAGTCCAGACTAACCATAAACTGGATATATAGCTAAGAATGAGCCTCTGGTTGTCCTGTGCCAACCATTATAGGTGCCtactaccatgcctgacttatgtggaagccagagtttCCTGATAGGTGAATGCTATCAACTGAGTCACAACCCAAAGCCCCCTTTAAGCTGAATTTTGAACCCACCATACCAAAGACTTCCAGGTCCACGCCAAGAACAGTAGATATAGGATACCCAGGTCATTCCTGGACGTGCTACACCCCAACACACTCCATCCCCCAGGAGAGAGAGCCAGGAGGATTACATCTGAGCCAGCCTCTAGGTCAGGGCTTGGTAAACACTCAGCTCAAGGCAAGCTCAACAAACCCTCAAGCAGCCATTGCAGTGGAGTCTGAagaagctcccccccccccatccgtCTGCACAGCGGCTTTTACTGCGTTCCTGCCATGTAAATGAGTGCTCATCCCCActaatttattatataatttattattcattttacatcccgaTTACTGTCACTACTTCCTGGTGCACCCTCATAGAgtccctccctccgtctctcTCCCCTATGAGCTGGTTTTGGCTGGTGGTGGTTttggacttttttgttgttgttgtttttggggtttttttggtttgtttttttgagacagggtttctctgtgtagtcctggaactcactttgcagaccaggctgacctcgaactcagaaatccacctgcctctgcctcccaagtactgggatcaaaggcgtgcgccaccacacccagctagaatttttgtttttttaaactggaaaaaATGTATTGAGTATTTTGCCTTGTCTCgggatttctatttatttatttatttatttatttatttatttaaggtatatgAGTGCTTGATTTGTATGTATAcctgtatgccagaagagggcatcagaactcattatagatggttgtgagccaccatgtggttgctgggaattgaactcaggacctctggaagaacagtcagtgctcttaaccgctgagccatctctccagcccctgatctttcttttttttttttttttaactttttaaaaattttttcttttcactttaaggtttatttatttggggcacaaacatctgtaatgggatctgataccttcttctgatgtctctgaagacagctacagtgtactcgtcatatatatatatatatatatatatatatatagtaaaatcttttttttatttattacgtattttcctcaatgacatttccaatgctatcccaaaagtcccccataccctcccccccacttccctacccacccattctcatttttttggccctggcgttcccctgtactggggcatgtaaagtttgtgtgtccgatgggcctctctttccagtgatggccgactaggccatcttttgatacatatgtagctagagtcaagagctccggggtactggttagttcataatgttgttgcacctacagggttgcagatatctttagctccttggatactttctctagctcctccattgggggccctgtgatccatccaatagcaataaaatcttttttaaaagatcaaagtTCAAGCTTCTCTAAAATATTCATCTCTCTCTAAAATTCCAAAGtctctttaaaagttcaaagtcttaaCCATGGGCACCTGTAAAACCAGAGCAAGGACTTTCCTGTTCCAAGAGGGAAGAGACAGGGCACAGCCCCAAGGAAGGCAAAGCACAGCCAAACTCTAACAGTGCTAAACTCAGCGTCAGATGTCAGACGGACACATAATCTAAGCTCCAGAGGGTGTGTCCCAGCACACGTAGCTCATCTCCGAGGCTCAGGCAGGCTCCACTCCACAGCTGCTGCTGCCCTTGGTGGTCATCCATGGTATTAGCATCTTCAAAATGCAGGGTCTCTGCAACCGGCTACATCTTCACCAATGGCTTCTCCTGGGCaccacagtgccaagcctcagctactctctatgaccccttcatgcctttagAACCAGCAGCACCTTGGAAACTCTTACCCACTGCCAAGTGTGGTTGCCAGCAACAGCCCTAGCGCTCTCTCAAGCATAGCATCTGTGTGTTGAACCTGAGGAAactcttcccagaagatttcacctcaatgattctggttccttctcttctttctcctcctccccttcttctccttcaacagagtctcactgtgtagtcctggctagcctggaactctgtgtagatcaagctggcattgaactcacagatatctgcccaCCTGACACTCGATCCCTGatgtgattacaggtgtgtgccactatgcccagacCCTGATCTCTTTTTAATTAGtgctaatttctcagctccagctaaccaggaTCAGTTGTCCCAGCAAAGTTTCACTTCGGTAGTTCTTCATTAAAAAGATCACATGAGTTGTCTTGATAGAGTTTTTAaggcattctctttttaaaaaagaattatcattattattttatgtattaagtgttctatctgcatgtgtacctgcatgccagaagaggcaccagatcccattacagatggttgggagctaccacgtggctgctgggaattgatttTAGGacatcaggaggaggaggaggagccagtgctcttagccactcaggcatctctccagccctttaaggcatttttaaacTCCATGTTGGAAACTCACAAGCAAGGCCTCCGTAGTCTGCGTTGCTCTCGGCGCGCTTAGCTTCCTGGTTCCTGCAGAGCCAAGCTCTGTGTCCTCAAGCACTTTTTCAGCCCAAAGTGCAATGCCACCACAATCCCTCCTCAGCCCAAAGTGCAATGCCACCACAATcctccccccaaaacacacacacacacacacacacacacacacacaccaggtctgtcacagcaacaccCATGGACCTGGCACAAGTTCatatcttagttggggtttctgttgctgtgataaaacaccgtgcCCAAAAGAAACTTGAggagaaaatggtttatttcagtttacaactCTGAGGTGCGCATCAcccagggaagtcaaggcaggaacttagaggaatgaaatgaagcaAAAGCCATCAAGGATCCCTGCTTGCTCCTCAACTGTttccttatacaacccaggatcacctgcccTGGGGTGCATTGCCCGcagagaacatgagagagagagagagagagagagagagagagagagagagagagagagagagagagagagaatgcaccaTAGGCTCGCCCATGGGACAATCTGGTGAGGGGCAATGACTCAATTGATgtcccctcttccaaaatgactccagttttgtcaagttgacataaaaactagccagcacatgcatgcatttatatatatgcactgcatacatgcctggtgcctacagaggctagaagaggacattggaccccctaaaactgaaattacagatgcttgtgagctaccatgtgggtgctgggaatcaaacccaggtcttctggaagagcaataatGTTCTTGagagctgaggcatctctctaaccatatctcttttttaaaaaaattatttatttattatgtatatagtggcttgcctgtatatatgcctgcagaccagaagagggcaccagatctcattatagatggttacaAGCCAccctgtggatgctggaaattgaactcaggacctctggaagaggacttttaacctctgagcagtctctccaaGCTCCTCTCCAACCATATATTAACAATAGTTTTATTCTGCAGGCCAGGGTGGTTTGGAACTCATGGAAATCCTTTTGTATCACGATTGTATGTGGATTAGAGGCTGAGGACAGGGGAAGCCTTCACGGGATACTTGGCTACTCTCTTGTTGCCTTCTTTTTGTCCTGCCCTTGTGATACTGAAGACCAAACCCACACTCCTATACATgttactctaccactgagttatgcCCCAGCCCcacactgggggattctaggcaggggctctacctccaagccattttttaaaatatatttatttatttattatatgtaagtatactgtagctgtcttcagacactccagaagaggcatcCAATttcgttatagatggttgtaagccaccatgtggttgctgggatttgaactcaggacctttggaagagcagtcagtgctcttaacccctgagccatctcaccagcccctccaagCCATTTCTTAagatctctttttatttttatttttaaaaaattatcttaaaaaaaatctaaattcagccgagcagtggtggcacacacctttaattccaacagttggtaggcagaggcaggaggatctctgtgaattcagggccagcctggtctacagagtaaggttcaggatagccagggctacttagtgagaccctgtctcaaaacaaacaaacaaataagaccaCCTACATAAACCAacttttatttaggtttttttttttgcatgtgaaTTTTGCATGATGCAGAGacttttataattttacttttaattataattatttattgcCCATGTGGAGGGGTCTAAGGACAGCTTGCAGAAAtcagttctgtccttccaccatgtatCTCATCGGTATGCCTGCTTGAGTGCTGCCATGCTGTACTATAAAGGTGAGGTTAGGCTCTGGCATTTatatccccctcccccaagcatGGGTCCCACCATCAGGCTTGAAGCCCCTAAGAATTCACATTGCAACAGTAAGCTTTTggtcctccctcccctccacaaGGCCCATGTAAAGAATTGTcagtgcagggctggagagacatggcccagtggttaagagcactggctcctctccCAGAGAGCTcagctttgattcccagcactcacaaggcacCTCACAGTGGTCTGaaacttcagggtttttttttttttttttttttttttggtttctttcgagacagggtttctctgtatagtcctggctgtcctggaactcactttgtagaccaggctggccttgaactcagaaatccgcctgcctctgcctcccaagtgctgggattaaaggcatgtgccaccactgtccagctgaaACTTCAGTTTTAAGGGAtcgatctgacaccctcttctggcctctgcaggctccatacatgtacacagtgcacggatatacatgcagacaaaacagccacacacataaaataatttttttttgtaacttccttttttttttaaagatttatttatttatatgtaagtacactgtagctgtcttcagacactccagaagagagagtcagatctcgttacagatggttgtgaaccaccatgtggttgctgggatttgaactcaggacctttggaagagcagtcgggtgctcttacccactgagccatctcaccagcccaaaataatttttttaaacctcaaaaaAATTGTTAACATATTTAATGTAATTGttaacatatatgtacataaatacatatataatgtatatgtataatttaaatattttatgtatttatttttgatattttacacataccttttttggttggtttgtttgtttgcttgttgtttgagacaggttttctctgtgtagccttagtggttcttgaacttgctctgtagacatatctggcctctgcctcctgggattaaagttgtatgtaccatcactgcctggcctataatattttatatatatattttcactaattactttatttattcactttacatcccaatatctgcccctctctccttccagttcccctccttccctccttcccatctTTGAGAAGAGGGAGGTCCCCTCACCCCTAGGTATCACCGGCATCACCCCACTCTGGCACatcttttatatatacatttaatcaTTCTTTTTTAATGATATGCTTATGTGTGCGTCTGCCTGTGGGTATCTGAGGTGAGCTCAGCGCTGCGGGAAGACAGAAGTGGGTGTTGCATCTCTTGAAGCTGGAGGAACGGGTGGTTGTGAATCACCCagtatgggtgttgggaacagaTCTCAGGTTTTCTGCTGGATCCtcaagtgtccttaaccactcactgaaccatctctccaatttCCCTTCCCATCAACTTTGCTGCAGCGGAGGGATGGGTgtgggaggggggttgggggggtgtggGGGCGAATCTTTGGACCCCACAGGAAATGCTGCTTCCTGGAGAATAGCTTACCGTAAGGTATGTGGATCCTGGCAGGTCTTTGAGCCCATACACGGATCCTTTCTTCTGTAGGGCTGTGCAGCCGCCCTCAGTAGCACTTCCTGGTCATTACGGAGCTGCAGTCATTACGGATGACTGCTCCTACAGGAACTCGGGGATCATTACCTTCAGGCCCTACGGAGGGCATCTGTCACACGAGGGTCTCCCGAATGCATTGGTTTGTCACTGTTCaaattgtctctttctctctctagtgTCCCTCTTCAACGAATCCACCTTGGACACAGAATCTTAAACCCACTGAATGGATGGGAACAGCTGGCAGAGCTTTCTAGGACCTCCACCTCTGGTGGCAACCCCTCCTTTGTGCCTCTCTCCAAGTTCATGAACGTGAGTCTCGGTGCCCCCATTTTCACCCTTGCGGCAGAATAACCGGCTCTTCGTTTACCCTGTGTTCTCTTGTGCCACCAGACCCAGTATTTTGGAACTATTGGTTTGGGAACGCCTCCTCAGAATTTCACCGTTGTCTTTGACACGGGTTCTTCCAACTTGTGGGTTCCGTCCACGAGATGTCATTTCTTCAGTTTGGCATGCTGTGAGTTTCCCTGAGGAAGAAGGCCAAAGGGTCGGGATGGGAGAAGACGAGGGACTTGACTTCATGCTCCCTAGGCTGTCCTCATAGGTGCTGAGTCTCCCATGCCCTGACTGACACCCATCTCATCTCTTGAATTAGGGTTTCACCATCGCTTTAATCCCAAGGCCTCCAGCTCCTTCAGGCCCAATGGGACCAAGTTTGCCATTCAGTATGGGACCGGGCGGCTGAGCGGAATCCTGAGCCAGGACAATCTGACTGTGGGTGACTTCACCAGCTCAAGACTCTACCGCCATCTGGTTCAGGGAGGGGCTTGAGGAGGCAGGCCCTGATAGGAGACAGGGAGGAGATGCTTGAGAGGAggtggatggggggtggggtgggggtgggagtgaggagTCATGGTGGTGGGAGTCCCCTGGCAAGGGATGGAGCTTCTTAGAAAGAGGTAGGGTTTGCTGGGAAAAGAGGTAACATTTCTAGCAGAGAGACGGGGTCTCCTTAGCAAGAGGATGGGGCTTCTTGTGAAAGGTCGGGGCCTCTTGAGAAAGAGGGTGggacttctaaaaaaaaaaaaaagataagaggcTTCCTTTGCGGCTGATAAGCATTGCCTCCTCAGAAGTGGGGCTTCCTGGATGATGGGGTGGAACCTCCCGAGcaaatgtgtgtggttttttaGGAAGAAACGGGATGTAGACCATTTAGACTCCTTTCCCAATGGTCCCAAGCAGGACCTCAGCCATAAGAAGAGTAATGTGTTTCTAGAACTAACTGTTCCCACATCAATTTACCCCTAGATCGGGGGGATCCACGATGCTTTTGTGACATTTGGAGAGGCTCTGTGGGAGCCCAGCCTGATCTTTGCTTTAGCCCACTTTGATGGGATCCTGGGCCTCGGCTTCCCCACTCTGGCTGTGGGCGGAGTTCAGCCTCCGCTGGATGCGATGGTGGAGCAAGGGCTGCTGGAGAAACCCGTCTTCTCCTTTTACCTCAACAGGTATTGTGTGGGAATTACTTCCATACCTGGGAGTGCAAATATGGCTAAAATCCCTTAAGGGGCATCTACCGTCCTCCTAAGGTGTCCCAATACCTAGGCACCCTTCTACCACAGTTTACTCTGGGGAACCAATCAGTTTACTATGCTTCCTTCCAGAGAATAGGTGAGGCTTTGCTCACAATGGTGTGTGTGCTCCTCCACCTCAAAAGCTGTCCCTGAAAAGCCTTCACCCAGAGAGATGAGGGATTCCCTGTAGCTCCAGGAATGGAGCTTCCCTCAGTCTTCCCTGGCCTGCACACTCTAGCACCTCTCCCAGGTCACTAGCAGTTGAAGCAGCGTTGCCTAGGTGGGAGCAGCTGTGTACTCAGGTGAGGATCCCATGCCCGCCACCCAGCCCTCCATGAGGGGGGCTAAGCAGTCATCAAGGCCAGCTGGGAGGAACTTTTGCAACAGAGCACAGCTAAACTCCCGAGATGTTGGTTGTTCGGCTTGGCACACAATCACAACAATACCCCCAAGCAATCTCCCTCAGGAAGTTTCCATTTATCAACACAGGAAGTCCGGTGGTCCTTGAAGGAAGTCAGCCTCCCAACACAAGAGCTTCTACCTGCATTCAGGAAAGTGTTTACccaatatagaaaaatgaaaagagaaaaaaaaaaaaaaaccctcacaacCTAAGTGGCAACTCAGGACATACCACCAATGCTCACCGTAGGTTCACAATGCCCCAGATTTTGAAATCAAACAGGAAATTCCATGCCCATTTGACAAGTACTGCACTTAAGGACCCCTTCTTCACCCCAAAGAGAGCTTGCACTTCACTGGAGAGCCCAGCCTAGAGCTAGGGTCAGCCATTACTCACCAGCTTTTAGTAGGCACAGCCTTATACTC
This Mus musculus strain C57BL/6J chromosome 7, GRCm38.p6 C57BL/6J DNA region includes the following protein-coding sequences:
- the Napsa gene encoding napsin-A precursor, whose product is MSPLLLLLLCLLLGNLEPEEAKLIRVPLQRIHLGHRILNPLNGWEQLAELSRTSTSGGNPSFVPLSKFMNTQYFGTIGLGTPPQNFTVVFDTGSSNLWVPSTRCHFFSLACWFHHRFNPKASSSFRPNGTKFAIQYGTGRLSGILSQDNLTIGGIHDAFVTFGEALWEPSLIFALAHFDGILGLGFPTLAVGGVQPPLDAMVEQGLLEKPVFSFYLNRDSEGSDGGELVLGGSDPAHYVPPLTFIPVTIPAYWQVHMESVKVGTGLSLCAQGCSAILDTGTSLITGPSEEIRALNKAIGGYPFLNGQYFIQCSKTPTLPPVSFHLGGVWFNLTGQDYVIKILQSDVGLCLLGFQALDIPKPAGPLWILGDVFLGPYVAVFDRGDKNVGPRVGLARAQSRSTDRAERRTTQAQFFKRRPG